Proteins encoded together in one Acidimicrobiia bacterium window:
- a CDS encoding YwiC-like family protein, whose amino-acid sequence MGNQEDAYLADAPNIAGDRSILKAVAMPTEHGGWSLTLEPVVLALVVSWSWSGLALGFAAMLAFIARTPLKIVLGDLWRNRWLERSGVAARVASIEVFLFIALIVYAIFEAENNFLIPLLIALPLVAIQLYFDIRSKSRRLLPELCGTVGIGSVASAIVLANGVANTTAYALWIVVATRGVAAIPYARTQVFRKRGRPVKVWHSDLAQLFAGVSVIIAYLFHIVPLAPTIAIVIIAIFNIIAIRNTPLPAKIIGLQQMFFGITLVVITAIAVLV is encoded by the coding sequence TCGATCCTAAAAGCAGTTGCTATGCCCACGGAACACGGCGGATGGAGTCTTACTTTAGAGCCTGTTGTGCTTGCTTTGGTTGTTTCTTGGTCATGGTCAGGGTTAGCACTTGGCTTTGCAGCTATGTTGGCATTCATTGCACGTACACCGCTAAAAATTGTATTAGGGGATCTTTGGCGCAATAGATGGTTAGAGCGTTCTGGTGTTGCGGCTCGTGTTGCATCAATAGAAGTATTCTTATTTATAGCATTAATTGTTTATGCAATTTTCGAAGCCGAGAATAACTTTTTGATACCTTTACTTATTGCTTTACCGCTCGTTGCAATCCAATTATACTTTGATATAAGAAGTAAAAGCCGCAGACTTTTACCTGAACTTTGCGGTACTGTAGGAATTGGCTCAGTAGCATCAGCAATCGTACTTGCAAATGGAGTTGCTAACACTACTGCCTATGCACTTTGGATAGTAGTCGCAACAAGAGGTGTTGCAGCAATTCCTTATGCTAGGACACAAGTTTTCAGGAAGCGTGGACGTCCAGTTAAAGTTTGGCATAGCGACCTTGCCCAACTATTTGCTGGAGTGAGTGTAATAATTGCTTACCTATTTCATATTGTGCCTCTTGCTCCTACAATAGCAATTGTTATTATTGCCATCTTTAATATTATTGCGATTCGCAACACCCCTTTACCTGCAAAGATAATAGGACTACAACAAATGTTCTTTGGTATTACGCTCGTAGTCATAACAGCTATTGCGGTGTTAGTATGA